A single region of the Arthrobacter sp. zg-Y20 genome encodes:
- the ychF gene encoding redox-regulated ATPase YchF: MALTIGIVGLPNVGKSTLFNALTRNNVLAANYPFATIEPNVGVVSLPDPRLAKLAEIHGSARILPATVSFVDIAGIVKGASEGEGLGNQFLANIREAEAIAQVIRVFDDPDVIHVDGKVDPRSDMETINTELILADLQTLEKAIPRVEKEVKIKKRDAAQLAAMQAAQAVLERGDTIFSSVASDKLDMEHLRELSLLTAKPFIYVFNVDDAVLGNPDRQAELRELVAPADAIFLDAKLEADLVELDEEEAREMLEMSGQEESGLDKLARVGFHTLGLQTYLTAGPKETRAWTIRKGDTAPQAAGVIHSDFQRGFIKAEIVSFEDLVDAGSMAEAKSRGKVRIEGKEYVMADGDVVEFRFNV; this comes from the coding sequence GTGGCTCTTACTATTGGCATCGTCGGCCTGCCCAACGTCGGCAAATCAACCCTGTTCAATGCGCTGACCCGCAACAACGTGCTGGCGGCGAACTATCCGTTCGCCACCATCGAACCGAACGTCGGCGTCGTGTCCTTGCCGGACCCTCGCCTGGCCAAGCTGGCCGAAATCCACGGTTCCGCACGCATCCTCCCGGCCACCGTGTCCTTCGTGGACATCGCCGGGATCGTGAAGGGCGCCTCCGAAGGTGAAGGACTGGGCAACCAGTTCCTCGCCAACATCCGTGAGGCCGAAGCCATTGCCCAGGTTATCCGCGTGTTCGATGACCCCGACGTCATCCACGTGGACGGCAAGGTGGACCCGCGTTCGGACATGGAAACCATCAACACCGAACTGATCCTCGCTGACCTGCAGACGCTGGAAAAGGCGATCCCTCGGGTGGAGAAGGAAGTGAAGATCAAGAAGCGCGATGCCGCGCAGCTGGCTGCCATGCAGGCTGCCCAGGCTGTGCTGGAGCGCGGCGACACGATCTTCTCCTCCGTGGCCAGCGACAAGCTGGACATGGAGCACCTGCGCGAGCTGAGCCTGCTCACGGCCAAGCCGTTCATCTACGTCTTCAACGTGGATGACGCCGTCCTGGGCAACCCGGACCGCCAGGCCGAGCTGCGTGAACTGGTGGCACCGGCGGACGCCATCTTCCTCGACGCCAAGCTTGAAGCAGATCTGGTGGAGCTGGACGAAGAAGAAGCCCGCGAGATGCTCGAAATGAGCGGCCAGGAGGAATCCGGCCTGGACAAGCTTGCACGCGTCGGTTTCCACACTCTCGGCCTGCAGACCTACCTGACGGCAGGCCCTAAGGAAACCCGTGCCTGGACCATCCGCAAGGGTGACACCGCGCCTCAAGCTGCCGGCGTCATCCACTCCGACTTCCAGCGCGGCTTCATCAAGGCCGAAATCGTGTCCTTCGAAGACCTCGTTGACGCCGGCTCGATGGCTGAGGCCAAGTCCCGCGGCAAGGTCCGCATCGAAGGCAAGGAATACGTTATGGCCGACGGCGACGTGGTGGAATTTAGATTTAATGTATAG
- a CDS encoding ATP-binding cassette domain-containing protein: MIRFRAVTKTYGDAAPAVNNLDLDIERGSITVFVGPSGCGKTTSLRMINRMVEPTSGTVEVDGRDVSDVPAAQLRRSMGYVMQSSGLLPHRTVLDNVATVPRLNGTSRTAARRRAAELLDVVGLARTLGDRYPGQLSGGQQQRVGVARALAADPPVLLMDEPFSAVDPVVRAELQEELLRLQQDLSKTIVFVTHDIDEATILGDKVAVFGIGGRLAQYAAPEEILRAPVDDFVAGFVGRDRGFRHLSFQNGDAVPVHPVQLVDVAQLQDPAFQVQDGWALCVDAGGAPLGWVPAAGRTAVTGAGDLVPGGSLYPEGESLRRALDAALSSPSGLGVAVDGAGRAVGVVKAAEVLALIEAARLARSGS, from the coding sequence ATGATCCGCTTCCGCGCGGTGACCAAGACCTACGGGGACGCCGCGCCCGCCGTCAACAACCTGGACCTGGACATCGAGCGGGGCTCGATCACCGTTTTTGTCGGCCCCTCGGGCTGCGGCAAAACCACGTCGCTGCGCATGATCAACCGGATGGTGGAACCCACTTCGGGCACCGTTGAGGTGGACGGCCGGGACGTATCGGATGTGCCGGCCGCGCAGCTGCGCCGCTCCATGGGCTACGTGATGCAGTCCTCGGGGCTGCTGCCGCACCGCACCGTGCTGGACAACGTGGCCACCGTGCCGCGGTTGAACGGGACCTCACGCACAGCGGCCCGCCGCCGGGCCGCGGAACTGCTCGACGTCGTCGGACTGGCCCGTACCCTGGGGGACCGGTATCCGGGGCAGCTGTCCGGCGGCCAGCAGCAGCGCGTGGGCGTGGCCCGTGCCCTTGCCGCGGATCCGCCCGTGCTGCTGATGGACGAGCCCTTCAGCGCGGTGGATCCGGTGGTGCGCGCCGAACTGCAGGAGGAACTGCTGCGCCTGCAGCAGGACCTGTCCAAGACCATCGTGTTCGTCACGCACGACATTGACGAGGCCACCATCCTGGGGGACAAGGTGGCCGTTTTCGGCATCGGCGGCAGGCTGGCCCAGTACGCCGCTCCCGAGGAGATCCTCCGGGCGCCGGTGGACGATTTCGTGGCCGGTTTTGTGGGCCGCGACCGCGGCTTCCGGCACCTGTCCTTCCAGAACGGGGACGCGGTGCCCGTGCACCCGGTGCAGCTGGTCGACGTAGCTCAGCTGCAGGACCCCGCCTTCCAGGTCCAGGACGGCTGGGCACTGTGCGTAGATGCCGGCGGCGCACCGTTGGGCTGGGTGCCGGCAGCCGGGCGCACCGCCGTCACCGGTGCCGGGGATCTGGTGCCCGGGGGTTCGCTCTATCCCGAAGGTGAAAGCCTGCGCCGCGCGCTGGACGCTGCCCTGTCCTCGCCTTCGGGCCTGGGCGTGGCAGTTGACGGTGCCGGCCGGGCCGTTGGCGTGGTGAAGGCGGCCGAAGTCCTGGCCCTGATCGAAGCGGCCAGGCTCGCGCGGAGCGGCAGCTGA
- a CDS encoding exodeoxyribonuclease VII small subunit, whose translation MSETPAVPADIEAMSYEQARDELVAVVGRLETGGASLEESLALWERGELLATRCESWLEGARKRLDAAREHAAGE comes from the coding sequence ATGAGTGAAACACCCGCAGTACCGGCCGACATCGAAGCCATGAGCTATGAGCAGGCCCGCGACGAACTGGTGGCCGTGGTTGGCCGGCTGGAAACCGGCGGCGCCAGCCTGGAGGAGTCGCTGGCCCTCTGGGAGCGCGGCGAGCTGCTGGCCACCCGCTGCGAGTCCTGGCTCGAGGGTGCCCGCAAGCGCCTCGACGCCGCCCGGGAGCATGCTGCCGGCGAGTAG
- the xseA gene encoding exodeoxyribonuclease VII large subunit, with product MQDDSGPLSPENTPEKTTLPATAAQTTPENPWPLALLSKNLKSYIDRAPATWVEGQVIELNRRANASYITLRDVDAEVSLSLTVWSTVMNRLELPLERGARVVAQVKPDFWVKTGRLSMQTRDIRPVGLGDLLARIERLRHALAAEGLFSEDRKLPLPLLPGRIGLITGRNSDAMKDVMRNAALRWPAVAFEVREVAVQGVNAVAEVTRALAELDAMAEVDVIVIARGGGSLEDLLPFSHEDLVRAVSAAQTPVVSAIGHEADRPLLDEVADLRASTPTDAAKRIVPDVGEELARVRQSRAQLRRILTMLVSRETDRLNHIRSRPVLAAPQSMVERREEEMSRLRSRALASVTAEVRRDADRIGHLRAQVRALSPQNTLDRGYAVVQLQADGSVVRDAAAVPPAARLRIRVAVGELAATEGA from the coding sequence ATGCAAGACGACAGCGGACCTTTGAGTCCCGAGAATACCCCGGAGAAGACAACCCTGCCCGCAACGGCCGCGCAGACCACCCCCGAGAACCCTTGGCCGCTGGCGCTGCTCTCCAAGAACCTCAAAAGCTACATTGACCGCGCGCCCGCCACCTGGGTGGAGGGCCAGGTCATCGAACTCAACCGCCGCGCCAACGCCTCCTACATCACCCTGCGCGACGTCGACGCCGAGGTCTCGCTCTCGCTGACGGTGTGGAGCACGGTGATGAACAGGCTGGAACTGCCGCTCGAGCGCGGGGCCCGGGTGGTGGCGCAGGTGAAGCCCGACTTCTGGGTCAAGACCGGCCGGCTGTCCATGCAGACCCGCGACATCCGCCCCGTGGGGCTGGGCGACCTGCTGGCGCGGATTGAACGGCTGCGGCATGCCCTGGCGGCCGAAGGCCTGTTCAGCGAGGACCGCAAGCTGCCGCTGCCGCTGCTGCCGGGCAGGATCGGGCTGATCACCGGCCGGAACTCCGATGCCATGAAGGACGTCATGCGCAACGCCGCGCTGCGCTGGCCCGCCGTCGCCTTCGAGGTGCGCGAGGTCGCGGTCCAGGGCGTGAACGCCGTGGCCGAAGTGACCCGGGCGCTGGCCGAGCTGGACGCCATGGCGGAAGTGGACGTGATTGTGATTGCCCGCGGCGGCGGTTCCCTGGAGGACCTGCTGCCGTTCAGCCATGAGGACCTGGTCCGGGCTGTCTCCGCGGCGCAGACCCCGGTGGTGAGCGCCATCGGCCACGAAGCGGACCGGCCCCTGCTGGACGAGGTCGCCGACCTGCGCGCGTCCACGCCCACCGACGCCGCCAAACGCATAGTGCCCGACGTCGGCGAGGAACTGGCCCGTGTGCGGCAGTCCCGGGCGCAGCTGAGACGGATACTGACCATGCTGGTGAGCCGGGAAACCGACCGGCTGAACCACATCCGCTCCCGCCCCGTCCTGGCCGCACCGCAGTCCATGGTGGAGCGCCGGGAGGAAGAGATGTCCCGGCTGCGTTCCCGGGCACTGGCATCCGTTACCGCCGAGGTGCGCCGGGATGCCGACCGGATCGGGCACCTGCGCGCGCAGGTGCGGGCCCTGTCGCCGCAGAACACGTTGGACCGCGGCTACGCCGTCGTCCAGCTCCAGGCAGACGGCAGCGTGGTCCGCGACGCCGCCGCGGTCCCGCCGGCGGCACGCCTGCGGATCCGGGTGGCCGTGGGCGAACTGGCCGCCACCGAGGGCGCCTGA
- a CDS encoding ABC transporter permease: MEWFQAHLDDVLRLSALHLYQAVLPLLIGVLIALPVAQLVRGRPKIRGFVLSAGSLLYTIPSLALFVTLPAILGTRILDMANIIIALTIYAVALMLRVGIDAFDSVDDGVRQAAVAMGYRPLRRFLTVDLPLSVPVLIAGLRVVSVSNISIVSVGALIGVENLGFFFSDGLRRYFVTEIVVGILATLVLALVMDMVFVLLQRSLTPWLRAGKGKGSRSSGGPHGRSGPGQAPRPAPLAAAPEAALKGA; encoded by the coding sequence ATGGAGTGGTTCCAGGCCCATCTCGACGACGTGCTGCGGCTCAGTGCCCTGCACCTGTACCAGGCCGTGCTGCCCCTGCTGATCGGGGTGCTGATCGCCCTGCCGGTGGCCCAGCTGGTCCGGGGGCGGCCGAAAATCCGCGGCTTTGTCCTCTCGGCAGGTTCCCTGCTCTACACGATTCCCTCGCTTGCACTGTTCGTCACGCTGCCGGCCATCCTGGGGACCCGGATCCTCGACATGGCCAACATCATCATCGCCCTGACCATTTATGCCGTGGCACTGATGCTGCGGGTAGGTATTGATGCTTTCGATTCGGTGGATGACGGCGTCCGGCAGGCCGCCGTGGCCATGGGGTACCGGCCGCTGCGCCGATTCCTGACCGTTGACCTGCCGCTGTCCGTTCCGGTGCTGATCGCCGGGCTGCGGGTGGTCTCGGTGAGCAACATTTCCATCGTCAGCGTGGGCGCGCTGATCGGCGTCGAAAACCTCGGTTTCTTCTTCAGCGACGGGCTGCGCCGCTACTTCGTGACGGAGATCGTGGTGGGCATCCTCGCCACCTTGGTCCTGGCCCTCGTGATGGACATGGTGTTTGTCCTGCTGCAGCGTTCGCTGACCCCGTGGCTGCGTGCCGGCAAGGGAAAGGGTTCCCGCTCTTCCGGCGGCCCGCACGGCCGCAGCGGACCGGGGCAGGCACCGCGCCCGGCACCCCTGGCGGCGGCTCCTGAAGCCGCTTTGAAGGGAGCATGA
- a CDS encoding NUDIX hydrolase, with protein MAAAEFDVRVGAYAVIIRGGQLLLAHWNEHGNSRWTLPGGGLELGEDAPTAAVREVREETGYDARLEGLLGVDSIFIPTEKRLHRESGRLLHALRIIYRASPEGGELRNETGGSTDQAAWFPLEGISTLERTGLVDAGLRLLSAAPPLTPPITPDARPAGRTPHL; from the coding sequence ATGGCCGCCGCCGAATTCGACGTCCGGGTGGGCGCGTACGCCGTGATCATCCGCGGCGGCCAGCTGCTGCTGGCGCATTGGAACGAGCACGGCAACTCGCGCTGGACACTGCCCGGCGGCGGGCTGGAACTGGGGGAGGACGCCCCCACAGCCGCAGTGCGGGAGGTCCGCGAGGAAACCGGCTATGACGCCCGGCTCGAGGGCCTCCTGGGAGTGGACAGCATCTTCATCCCCACGGAGAAACGCCTGCACCGCGAAAGCGGCAGGCTGCTGCACGCACTGCGGATCATTTACCGGGCCAGCCCCGAAGGCGGAGAACTGCGCAATGAAACGGGCGGAAGCACTGACCAAGCCGCATGGTTTCCGCTGGAGGGCATCAGTACGCTGGAGCGAACCGGGCTGGTGGATGCCGGATTGCGCCTGCTCTCCGCCGCACCGCCCCTCACTCCGCCCATCACGCCGGATGCCCGCCCTGCTGGACGCACCCCGCACCTGTGA
- a CDS encoding HNH endonuclease signature motif containing protein, translated as MASWSRALASEESLAAIAADSDAELVDRLRALEELKAAACAAQARAAAALDVSVRAAHARAGLPAEKQGVGVGAQVALARRESPARGGRILGFAKALTQEMPCTLKAFSEGHISEWRATLLVRETACLSVEDRQLVDQEIAGDPAGLDGLGDQRLIARIRKITYRLDQAALVRRAAKAEADRFVSCRPAPDTMTYLTGLLPVAQGVAVYAALSRAADSLRARGDARGRGQIMADTMVERITGQAKAEQVPVEVQLVMTDRTLLAGDREPAHLAGYGVVPAPWARDLVRKGVGNLGKPPSHNASGDSSNNSSDPAGIWVRRVYTAPSSGELLAMDSKARFVPASLARLVTVRDQTCRTPWCDAPIRHQDHIRPRRDDGPTEVANIQGLCEACNHAKEAPGWKATVVHPDRRRGHRKDPPPSPSSTPVASASHTVDTTTPTGHRYRSTAPPLPGTPGRESSGPTPGIIY; from the coding sequence GTGGCGTCTTGGTCCCGGGCGCTCGCCTCCGAGGAATCCCTGGCCGCGATTGCTGCTGATTCCGATGCGGAACTTGTTGACCGGCTCCGTGCTTTGGAGGAGCTGAAGGCTGCTGCGTGTGCGGCGCAGGCCCGTGCCGCGGCGGCGTTGGACGTGTCCGTGCGTGCGGCTCATGCCCGGGCCGGACTGCCCGCGGAGAAACAGGGTGTGGGCGTTGGAGCGCAGGTGGCGTTGGCGCGGCGGGAGTCTCCGGCCCGCGGCGGCCGGATCCTGGGCTTCGCGAAGGCCTTGACCCAGGAGATGCCGTGCACGCTCAAAGCGTTCTCGGAAGGCCACATTAGTGAGTGGCGGGCGACCCTGCTGGTCCGCGAGACCGCCTGCCTATCCGTGGAGGACCGGCAACTGGTAGATCAGGAAATCGCCGGGGATCCTGCCGGGCTGGACGGATTGGGGGATCAGCGCCTGATAGCGAGGATCCGGAAGATCACGTACCGGCTTGATCAGGCCGCGTTGGTGCGGCGGGCGGCGAAGGCGGAGGCGGACCGGTTTGTGTCCTGCCGTCCGGCTCCGGACACCATGACCTACCTGACGGGTCTGCTGCCGGTGGCCCAGGGGGTTGCGGTGTATGCGGCACTGAGCCGTGCTGCGGATTCGTTGCGGGCCCGGGGCGATGCCCGTGGCCGGGGCCAGATCATGGCCGACACGATGGTTGAACGCATCACCGGCCAGGCAAAGGCTGAGCAGGTGCCGGTGGAAGTGCAGCTGGTAATGACGGACCGAACCCTGCTGGCCGGAGACCGGGAGCCTGCGCACTTGGCCGGGTACGGGGTGGTTCCAGCACCGTGGGCGAGGGATTTGGTGCGTAAGGGAGTCGGGAACCTGGGGAAGCCGCCCTCACATAACGCTTCGGGCGATTCTTCGAACAACTCGTCTGACCCTGCCGGTATCTGGGTCCGCCGCGTCTACACTGCCCCAAGTTCTGGGGAGCTGCTGGCCATGGATTCCAAGGCCCGGTTCGTGCCGGCGTCCCTGGCCCGTCTGGTCACGGTCCGGGACCAGACCTGCCGGACCCCGTGGTGTGATGCGCCGATCCGGCACCAGGACCACATCCGGCCGCGCCGTGACGACGGTCCTACGGAGGTGGCCAATATCCAGGGGCTGTGTGAGGCGTGCAACCACGCGAAGGAGGCTCCCGGTTGGAAGGCGACCGTTGTCCATCCGGACCGGCGCCGGGGGCACAGGAAAGATCCGCCGCCATCGCCGTCAAGCACCCCGGTGGCTTCTGCCAGCCACACGGTCGACACCACCACTCCCACTGGCCACCGCTACCGATCGACCGCGCCACCGCTGCCGGGCACTCCGGGCCGTGAGAGTTCCGGCCCCACTCCCGGTATCATTTACTAA
- a CDS encoding pyridoxal phosphate-dependent aminotransferase, producing MAEFKQSHKLHNVLYDIRGPLLQHAQQMEAAGHRILKLNIGNPAPFGFEAPEAILVDMMRHLPTAQGYSDSRGIFSARTAVVQYYQGRGINNIDVDDVYLGNGVSELITLSLQALLNNGDEILVPAPDYPLWTASVSLAGGTAVHYMCDEAGNWWPDVDDIAAKITDRTKGIVLINPNNPTGAVYPEHVVKSIVELARKHGLIIFSDEIYEKIVYDDAVHVNSAALTGDDVLCLTFSGLSKAYRIAGYRSGWMAISGPKRDAADYIEGINLLANMRLCANVPAQHAIQTALGGYQSINDLILPGGRLRAQRDKAYQMLNDIPGVSCEPAQGALYLFPRLDPDVYPIKDDEQFALDLLKQQKILISVGTAFNWVRPDHFRMVFLPSVEDIEDAMTRLAEFLGSYKP from the coding sequence ATGGCCGAATTCAAGCAGTCGCACAAACTCCACAACGTCCTCTATGACATCCGGGGACCCTTGCTGCAGCACGCGCAGCAGATGGAGGCCGCAGGCCACCGGATCCTGAAACTGAACATCGGAAACCCCGCGCCCTTCGGCTTCGAAGCCCCCGAGGCGATCCTGGTGGACATGATGCGCCACCTGCCCACAGCCCAGGGCTACAGCGATTCCCGCGGCATCTTTTCCGCCCGTACGGCCGTAGTGCAGTACTACCAGGGCCGCGGCATCAACAACATCGACGTCGACGACGTATACCTCGGCAACGGGGTCAGCGAATTGATTACCTTGTCGCTGCAGGCGCTGCTGAACAACGGTGACGAGATCCTGGTGCCCGCTCCGGACTACCCGCTGTGGACGGCGTCCGTCTCCCTGGCCGGCGGCACCGCGGTGCATTACATGTGCGACGAGGCCGGGAACTGGTGGCCCGACGTCGACGACATCGCCGCCAAGATCACGGACCGGACCAAAGGCATTGTCCTGATCAACCCGAACAACCCCACCGGCGCGGTGTACCCGGAGCACGTGGTGAAGTCGATCGTGGAACTGGCCCGCAAGCACGGCCTGATCATCTTCTCGGACGAAATTTACGAAAAGATCGTGTACGACGACGCCGTGCACGTGAACTCCGCCGCCCTCACCGGCGACGATGTCCTCTGCCTGACCTTCAGCGGGCTCTCCAAGGCCTACCGGATAGCCGGGTACCGCAGCGGCTGGATGGCAATTTCCGGCCCGAAGCGCGACGCTGCGGACTACATCGAAGGCATTAATCTCCTGGCCAACATGCGCCTGTGCGCAAATGTGCCGGCCCAGCATGCCATCCAGACCGCCCTGGGCGGCTACCAGAGCATCAACGACCTGATCCTGCCCGGCGGGCGGCTGCGCGCCCAGCGGGACAAGGCCTACCAAATGCTCAATGACATCCCCGGGGTCAGCTGCGAACCGGCGCAGGGCGCGCTGTACCTCTTCCCGCGCCTGGATCCGGACGTTTATCCCATCAAGGATGACGAGCAGTTTGCCCTGGACCTGCTCAAGCAGCAGAAAATCCTGATCTCCGTGGGGACGGCCTTCAACTGGGTCCGTCCGGACCACTTCCGGATGGTGTTCCTGCCCAGCGTGGAAGACATCGAGGACGCCATGACCCGGCTGGCCGAGTTCCTGGGCAGCTACAAGCCCTAA
- a CDS encoding ABC transporter permease — MTVAVPHTDYTSTNALGQGWEWLTDPANWSGAAGIPVRVLEHLQYTGLALLIAAVIAVPVGLVIGHTGRGQVGVVAVSGLLRALPTLGMLTLFVLLAGLGLMPPIWALVLLAVPPLLAGAYAGVASVDRSVVDAARSLGMTEAQVLFRVEVPNGMRVILGGLRGAALQVVATAAVVATINLGGLGRYLIDGLALADYGRVFGGAVVIALLALAVDAVIALGSRFLIPTGLGRRQAAGTSTGSGGPAAGAQGGKP, encoded by the coding sequence ATGACCGTGGCTGTTCCGCACACCGATTACACCAGCACCAATGCGCTGGGACAGGGCTGGGAGTGGCTGACCGACCCGGCCAACTGGAGCGGGGCAGCCGGCATCCCGGTACGGGTCCTGGAGCACCTTCAGTACACCGGCCTGGCGCTGCTGATCGCCGCCGTCATTGCCGTGCCTGTTGGCCTGGTCATCGGGCACACCGGCAGGGGACAGGTAGGGGTGGTGGCCGTTTCCGGGCTGCTGCGTGCCCTGCCCACCCTGGGCATGCTCACCCTGTTCGTGCTGCTGGCCGGGCTGGGGCTGATGCCGCCCATCTGGGCCCTGGTGCTGCTGGCTGTCCCGCCGCTGCTGGCCGGGGCCTACGCCGGCGTCGCCTCCGTGGACCGCAGCGTCGTCGACGCCGCCCGCAGCCTGGGCATGACCGAAGCGCAGGTCCTGTTCCGGGTGGAGGTTCCCAACGGCATGCGGGTGATCCTCGGCGGACTGCGCGGCGCGGCCCTGCAGGTGGTCGCCACCGCCGCCGTCGTCGCCACCATCAACCTGGGCGGGCTGGGCCGCTACCTGATCGACGGACTGGCCCTGGCTGATTACGGAAGGGTGTTCGGCGGTGCTGTGGTCATCGCCCTGCTGGCGCTCGCCGTTGATGCCGTGATTGCCTTGGGATCACGCTTTCTGATCCCCACTGGACTCGGCCGCCGCCAGGCGGCCGGCACATCGACCGGCAGCGGAGGACCCGCTGCCGGCGCACAAGGAGGAAAACCATGA
- a CDS encoding 4-hydroxy-3-methylbut-2-enyl diphosphate reductase produces the protein MTSTVISVPMPTVPRRRRTPDEVAAAAPVYGPRRVMLAAPRGYCAGVDRAVIAVEKALEAYGPPVYVRKQIVHNLHVVQTLEEKGAIFVDETDEVPEGARLIFSAHGVSPAVVQSAKDRNLQTIDATCPLVTKVHREAVRFARDDFDILLIGHAGHEEVEGTYGEAPEHMQIVNGPEDVDKVTVRDPDKVIWLSQTTLSVDEAMHTVNLLRERFPSLQDPPSDDICYATSNRQAAIKKIAPEADLVLVVGSANSSNSVRLVEVALEYGAKASYRVDFANEVDESWFEGVATVGVTSGASVPENLVQDVLHLLAQYGYGDVEEVVTAEEDIMFSLPKEIRATLKAMGDSSRGLGGRRRGDDVQG, from the coding sequence ATGACCAGCACTGTAATCTCCGTGCCTATGCCCACCGTGCCCCGGCGGCGCCGCACCCCCGATGAAGTGGCTGCAGCCGCTCCCGTCTACGGGCCCCGGCGCGTGATGCTGGCGGCACCGCGCGGCTACTGCGCCGGAGTGGACCGCGCGGTCATCGCCGTCGAGAAGGCGCTGGAAGCCTACGGGCCGCCCGTTTACGTCCGCAAACAGATTGTGCACAACCTCCACGTGGTCCAGACCCTGGAGGAAAAGGGTGCCATTTTCGTGGACGAGACCGACGAGGTGCCCGAAGGCGCCCGCCTGATTTTCTCCGCCCACGGTGTGTCGCCCGCCGTTGTCCAGTCCGCCAAGGACCGGAACCTGCAGACCATTGACGCCACCTGCCCGCTGGTCACCAAGGTGCACCGCGAAGCCGTGCGCTTTGCCCGCGACGATTTCGACATCCTGCTGATCGGACATGCCGGCCACGAAGAGGTCGAAGGCACGTACGGCGAAGCGCCGGAACACATGCAGATTGTCAACGGTCCCGAAGACGTGGACAAGGTCACCGTGCGGGACCCCGATAAGGTCATCTGGCTGTCGCAGACCACGCTGAGCGTGGACGAAGCCATGCACACCGTGAACCTGCTGCGCGAGCGTTTCCCGTCCCTGCAGGACCCGCCCAGCGACGACATTTGCTACGCCACCTCCAACCGCCAGGCGGCCATCAAGAAGATCGCCCCCGAGGCGGACTTGGTGCTGGTGGTCGGCTCGGCCAACTCCTCCAACTCCGTACGGCTGGTCGAGGTGGCGCTGGAATACGGAGCCAAGGCCTCCTACCGAGTGGACTTCGCCAACGAGGTGGACGAAAGCTGGTTCGAGGGCGTGGCCACCGTAGGTGTGACCTCAGGTGCTTCCGTTCCCGAGAACCTGGTGCAGGATGTGCTCCACCTGCTGGCGCAGTACGGCTACGGCGACGTCGAAGAAGTAGTGACGGCCGAAGAGGACATCATGTTCTCCCTGCCCAAGGAAATCCGCGCCACGCTGAAGGCCATGGGCGACTCCTCCCGCGGACTGGGCGGACGACGCCGCGGGGACGACGTCCAGGGGTAG
- a CDS encoding ABC transporter substrate-binding protein: MKQHATRASRRKALTVLAGGLALALAGCSGGGDPLQEESTAAASGSASAETLIVGSADFPESSTIAEIYAGALNAAGIPAETKLNIGSREVYIPALKDGSIDLIPEYTGALLVNVDPETDLVDPGEIVDALGEKLPENLVVLEPSDAEDKDAMVVTAATAEKYQLESIEDLAKVCGELTLGAPAEFAERTQGLPGLKDKYGCEFKEFTAIGDAGGPLTVDALLKGDIQVADIFTTTPAIEENSLVVLEDPKQNWPAQQVIPLVADDQVNDQAREVLDKVSAQLTTEDLIALNQAVSGDQKLDPSEAAKDWLEEKGLA, from the coding sequence ATGAAGCAGCACGCGACCCGGGCATCCCGGCGTAAGGCCCTGACTGTCCTGGCCGGCGGACTGGCCCTGGCCCTGGCCGGCTGCAGCGGGGGAGGGGACCCGTTGCAGGAGGAAAGCACGGCAGCCGCCTCCGGCAGCGCTTCCGCCGAAACGCTGATAGTCGGTTCCGCCGACTTCCCCGAGAGCAGCACCATCGCCGAAATTTACGCCGGTGCCCTGAACGCCGCAGGCATCCCTGCCGAAACCAAGTTGAACATCGGCTCGCGCGAGGTCTACATTCCGGCCCTGAAAGACGGCTCGATTGACCTCATCCCCGAGTACACCGGGGCACTGCTGGTGAACGTGGACCCGGAAACGGATCTGGTGGATCCCGGCGAGATCGTGGACGCGCTGGGGGAGAAGCTGCCGGAGAACCTGGTGGTCCTTGAGCCCTCCGACGCCGAAGACAAGGACGCCATGGTGGTCACTGCCGCCACCGCGGAAAAATACCAGCTGGAGAGCATCGAGGACCTGGCCAAGGTCTGCGGGGAACTCACCCTCGGGGCCCCCGCTGAGTTCGCCGAGCGCACGCAGGGCCTGCCCGGCCTGAAGGACAAGTACGGCTGCGAGTTCAAGGAGTTCACCGCCATCGGTGACGCCGGCGGGCCGCTGACCGTCGATGCACTGCTCAAGGGCGACATCCAGGTGGCGGACATCTTCACCACCACCCCGGCCATCGAGGAAAACAGCCTGGTGGTGCTGGAGGACCCGAAGCAGAACTGGCCGGCCCAGCAGGTCATTCCGCTCGTTGCCGATGACCAGGTCAATGACCAGGCCCGCGAGGTGTTGGACAAGGTGTCGGCCCAGCTGACCACTGAGGACCTGATCGCCCTGAACCAGGCTGTCAGCGGCGACCAGAAGCTGGATCCGAGCGAAGCCGCGAAGGACTGGCTGGAGGAAAAGGGCCTGGCCTGA